The following proteins are encoded in a genomic region of Reichenbachiella sp.:
- a CDS encoding MarR family winged helix-turn-helix transcriptional regulator → MASRLLASRLDASLSRPNLNITVEQWRILFYLWNEDGINQQELAKRASKEKSTITRQIEGLVKKKLVIKQKGGTDKRDKLIYLTENGKKIETEALSVAWNITQEAEKGIEESELQIFKKVLQQIIENVKL, encoded by the coding sequence GTGGCTTCTCGGCTTTTGGCGAGTCGATTGGATGCCTCACTCTCTCGCCCGAACCTCAACATTACCGTAGAGCAATGGCGGATCTTATTCTATCTGTGGAATGAGGACGGTATCAACCAACAAGAACTAGCGAAACGAGCCAGCAAAGAGAAAAGCACCATCACCCGACAAATAGAGGGGCTGGTCAAAAAGAAACTAGTCATCAAACAAAAAGGCGGTACTGACAAAAGAGACAAGCTCATCTACCTTACTGAAAATGGGAAGAAAATTGAAACAGAAGCACTGAGTGTCGCATGGAACATCACTCAGGAAGCCGAAAAAGGAATTGAAGAAAGTGAGCTACAGATCTTTAAAAAAGTACTACAGCAAATCATAGAAAACGTGAAACTATAG
- a CDS encoding (2Fe-2S)-binding protein — protein sequence MAQFTLNINNNTHQVDVSPDTPLLWVLRDHIDLVGTKFGCGIGQCGACTVHLDGTATRSCLLPISSIGDKSITTIEGLSENGDHPVQKAWIEHDVAQCGYCQSGQIMTAASLLERNANPSDEDIAQAMNGNICRCGTYTRIKAAIQTASKEV from the coding sequence ATGGCTCAATTCACTTTAAACATTAACAACAATACCCACCAAGTAGATGTGTCTCCGGACACTCCATTACTTTGGGTATTGAGAGATCACATCGATCTTGTAGGCACCAAATTCGGTTGTGGCATTGGACAATGCGGCGCATGTACCGTGCATTTAGATGGGACAGCGACCCGGTCCTGCTTATTGCCCATCTCAAGTATCGGGGACAAATCGATCACCACGATCGAAGGACTTTCTGAAAATGGAGATCACCCGGTACAAAAAGCATGGATCGAACACGACGTAGCCCAATGCGGCTATTGCCAATCAGGTCAAATTATGACTGCAGCCTCGCTTCTGGAGCGAAATGCAAATCCTTCAGATGAGGATATCGCGCAAGCCATGAATGGCAATATTTGTCGATGTGGAACATACACACGGATCAAGGCAGCGATACAAACAGCTTCCAAAGAGGTTTAA
- a CDS encoding Crp/Fnr family transcriptional regulator, which produces MLLTKEYQAFIDQVFLDYHALKQETLDELYAMAKIKTLSKNEFLLRVGSTAKEVYILKRGAIIAYFLDTEGNTYNKNIFLEGNLVGSTVSYLTNTPSRFALEAIEDCEIISFNYVRYRQLINESVDFKNFYIAYLEKNWVIEKEKREIDIVMTDATARYQELLASHPGLDKRIPLVHIASHLGITPTQLSRIRKKIQ; this is translated from the coding sequence ATGCTACTGACTAAAGAATATCAAGCGTTTATAGATCAAGTTTTCCTCGATTATCATGCCCTCAAGCAGGAAACACTGGATGAACTATACGCTATGGCCAAGATTAAAACGCTGAGTAAAAATGAATTTTTACTTAGAGTAGGGTCTACTGCCAAGGAAGTCTATATACTTAAGCGCGGAGCAATTATCGCCTATTTCCTGGATACCGAAGGCAACACCTACAACAAGAACATTTTCCTAGAGGGTAACCTAGTTGGCTCTACAGTTTCTTACCTCACCAACACACCTTCTCGATTTGCGCTTGAAGCCATCGAAGATTGTGAGATCATCAGTTTCAATTACGTCCGTTATCGTCAGCTGATTAATGAGTCCGTTGACTTCAAAAATTTCTACATTGCCTATTTAGAAAAGAATTGGGTGATCGAAAAAGAAAAAAGAGAAATCGATATCGTGATGACCGATGCTACGGCTCGATATCAAGAATTGTTGGCGAGCCATCCTGGGTTGGACAAAAGAATACCACTGGTACATATCGCCTCACATCTGGGGATCACACCCACCCAGCTGAGTAGAATTCGAAAAAAAATTCAATAA
- a CDS encoding GNAT family N-acetyltransferase, with protein sequence MTSTASNIHNLVSLWKAVTAPRSTYFEQESWGYCYVSGSHWPNKLWTGAELSESMLQEMVAVIQNSKDPLTFSYFDDLSNKNLDSTLQDYFMPASIQYGMSLDLTRSYEENTELEFRQVANEQDAAIWSKNFQQAFGYEISPAIIFDNLSKISFINIYTGQQAIGTMMLYTTGEVLGIHGLGVVPEGRGKGVAQAAMHHALNQGYQQGAKLVTLQASEMAKSMYEKLGFSAQFIMRNYKIKQ encoded by the coding sequence ATGACAAGTACAGCATCTAATATTCACAATCTGGTCTCTCTGTGGAAAGCGGTGACTGCACCCCGCAGCACCTACTTTGAGCAGGAGTCCTGGGGCTATTGTTATGTTTCTGGTTCGCATTGGCCCAATAAGTTATGGACGGGGGCAGAACTCAGTGAATCTATGCTACAAGAGATGGTAGCCGTGATTCAAAACAGCAAAGACCCTTTGACCTTCTCTTATTTTGACGACCTCAGTAACAAAAATCTGGATTCGACCCTTCAGGATTATTTCATGCCAGCATCCATTCAATATGGCATGTCCCTGGATTTGACTCGATCCTATGAAGAAAATACCGAACTGGAATTTCGACAAGTGGCTAACGAACAGGACGCTGCGATTTGGAGCAAAAACTTCCAGCAGGCCTTTGGTTATGAAATCAGTCCGGCCATCATTTTTGACAACCTTAGTAAAATTTCATTTATCAATATATACACCGGGCAACAAGCTATAGGCACCATGATGCTCTATACCACAGGAGAAGTCCTGGGCATCCATGGATTGGGTGTTGTGCCAGAGGGGAGAGGAAAGGGTGTGGCCCAAGCAGCCATGCACCATGCCTTGAACCAAGGCTACCAACAAGGGGCTAAACTAGTCACCCTTCAAGCCTCAGAGATGGCCAAATCAATGTATGAGAAACTAGGGTTCTCTGCTCAATTTATTATGAGAAATTATAAAATAAAGCAATAA
- a CDS encoding AI-2E family transporter, protein MTTNKNYSNPALTTASFIIIIAGVMYAQTLITQLLLAFFIGIICIQPIRWLQSKKVPQGAAIALVLLFITTLFLFFGGLIGKSLSSFSNDAPIYANNLRQIRNSLFEVLNARGFSLNSGMLAKQLDPGKIMGLTATFLGQLGGFMGNAFTIFFLVLFLLLEADGVVIKISAVVLDKGSTQGYIEKMVGSIRHYLSIKTMTSLLTGLLIWVALLIVGVDYAILWALMAFLLNYIPNIGSILAALPALLFSLVQLGVGGAVWTMIIFLVVNIVVGNVVEPKVMGKGLGLSTFVIFFALIFWGFVLGTIGMFLSVPLTMIIKIILDHNPKTRAIAIFLGTEQEAKVLLDEKS, encoded by the coding sequence ATGACTACTAATAAAAACTATTCCAACCCAGCCCTGACTACGGCTTCGTTTATCATCATTATAGCTGGTGTGATGTACGCCCAAACATTAATCACACAATTGCTGCTGGCATTTTTTATTGGTATTATCTGTATTCAGCCAATCCGTTGGCTACAGTCAAAGAAGGTTCCTCAAGGAGCAGCCATAGCCCTTGTGTTGCTTTTTATCACAACTTTATTCTTGTTTTTTGGAGGTTTGATTGGAAAATCATTGTCTTCATTCTCCAATGATGCACCAATATATGCCAACAACTTAAGGCAAATAAGAAATTCTTTGTTTGAGGTGCTGAATGCAAGAGGATTTAGTTTAAACTCTGGCATGCTTGCCAAGCAGTTGGATCCAGGAAAAATAATGGGGCTCACAGCTACTTTTTTAGGGCAACTGGGAGGTTTTATGGGCAATGCATTTACGATCTTTTTTCTCGTCCTATTTCTTCTGCTGGAAGCGGATGGGGTCGTGATCAAAATCTCAGCGGTTGTCCTGGATAAAGGAAGTACTCAAGGTTATATTGAAAAAATGGTTGGAAGTATTCGCCACTATTTAAGTATCAAAACCATGACCAGTCTGCTTACAGGATTGCTGATATGGGTGGCTCTTTTGATTGTAGGCGTAGACTATGCCATTCTGTGGGCATTGATGGCCTTTTTACTGAATTACATTCCAAATATTGGCTCGATTCTAGCCGCCTTGCCTGCCTTATTGTTTTCTCTAGTTCAACTAGGCGTAGGGGGAGCAGTATGGACCATGATCATATTTTTAGTAGTCAATATAGTGGTAGGAAATGTGGTGGAACCAAAGGTCATGGGAAAGGGTTTAGGCCTTTCAACTTTTGTCATATTTTTTGCATTGATCTTTTGGGGGTTTGTTCTAGGAACCATCGGTATGTTTTTGTCCGTTCCTCTGACCATGATTATTAAAATTATTTTAGACCATAATCCTAAAACCAGGGCAATCGCCATTTTTCTCGGTACCGAGCAGGAAGCCAAGGTCTTGTTGGATGAAAAAAGCTGA
- a CDS encoding sigma-70 family RNA polymerase sigma factor — protein MKITDAEFDRLFKENQSKLKSFIYRLVTNTQDVEDLSQEIFIKAYKNIHSFQEKSSFKTWLFAIASNLIKDHFKAQKRWTRNAQDNCSQSIKNAPELQEEVMDVYFKNEFEIKNHIDYCFTCVMKYLPLERHIAIMMADIYDFKINEIAEVLNKSLGSVKHMLFTSRKTMKQVFDEDCTLIHKTGACWKCSELSNTGNSKAETQRKIAALELVKAKEQANATKLYNMRTALINGIDPLQSSNFQLHDFLLNQTDHANGKTYPKVDTDCKDL, from the coding sequence ATGAAAATTACTGACGCCGAGTTTGATCGTTTGTTTAAGGAAAACCAGTCTAAGCTAAAATCATTCATCTATCGGCTGGTGACTAATACGCAAGATGTGGAAGATTTGAGTCAGGAGATTTTCATCAAGGCCTACAAAAACATTCATTCCTTTCAGGAAAAGTCTTCTTTCAAAACCTGGCTGTTTGCCATCGCGAGCAATCTAATCAAAGACCATTTCAAAGCCCAAAAAAGATGGACCCGAAATGCGCAAGACAATTGCAGCCAATCCATCAAGAATGCTCCAGAATTGCAGGAAGAGGTAATGGATGTGTATTTCAAGAATGAGTTTGAAATCAAGAACCACATTGATTATTGTTTTACCTGTGTGATGAAATACCTACCACTCGAGCGGCACATTGCCATTATGATGGCAGATATCTATGATTTTAAGATAAATGAAATTGCAGAAGTACTGAACAAGTCCTTAGGCAGCGTCAAACACATGCTTTTCACCTCACGAAAAACCATGAAGCAGGTGTTTGATGAAGACTGCACCTTGATACATAAAACAGGCGCTTGCTGGAAGTGTTCGGAGTTAAGCAATACTGGAAACTCTAAAGCAGAAACCCAGAGAAAAATCGCAGCATTAGAACTCGTAAAAGCAAAAGAACAAGCCAATGCCACCAAGCTATACAACATGCGAACGGCCTTGATCAATGGCATTGACCCTTTGCAAAGCAGCAATTTCCAACTCCACGATTTCTTATTGAATCAAACCGATCACGCTAACGGAAAGACCTACCCCAAAGTAGATACAGACTGTAAAGACTTATAA
- a CDS encoding class I SAM-dependent methyltransferase encodes MNYFELNKESWNEFTPSHVDSDFYDVESFKNGASSLNHIELEGLGHVSGKDLLHLQCHFGMDTLSLARLGANVTGVDLSDVAIQVARDLSSELNIPANFINSNVYDLDKHLEGAYDIIYTSYGVLNWLEDLDQWAELVHRFLKPNGVFFIVEFHPFIYTLDHQDMKIKESYFKTGPMESIADESYTDGSKTEKKNLKYVEWNHSLSEVISSLRNAGLQLESFNEYPYQVYNCFDHMVEIEKGKWVFEKYGSKIPYLYSIKMIKN; translated from the coding sequence ATGAATTATTTTGAATTAAATAAAGAAAGCTGGAATGAGTTCACTCCTTCCCATGTAGACTCTGATTTTTATGATGTCGAGTCTTTTAAAAATGGAGCCTCGTCACTCAATCATATAGAACTAGAAGGGTTAGGCCATGTGTCTGGCAAAGATTTGCTGCATCTGCAGTGCCATTTTGGAATGGACACCTTATCACTAGCACGACTTGGGGCCAATGTGACTGGAGTTGACCTTTCTGATGTAGCGATTCAAGTAGCTAGGGACTTATCTTCCGAACTAAATATTCCTGCCAACTTTATCAATTCCAATGTATATGATTTGGACAAACATTTAGAAGGAGCATATGACATTATCTATACATCATATGGCGTTCTAAACTGGCTGGAGGATTTAGACCAATGGGCTGAATTAGTTCATCGATTTCTTAAACCCAATGGAGTTTTCTTCATCGTTGAGTTTCATCCTTTTATCTATACATTGGATCATCAGGATATGAAAATCAAGGAGTCGTACTTTAAGACTGGACCCATGGAATCCATTGCGGATGAATCTTATACTGATGGTTCGAAAACAGAAAAAAAGAATTTAAAATATGTCGAATGGAACCATAGCCTTAGTGAAGTAATCAGTAGTCTGCGAAATGCCGGATTGCAATTGGAATCATTCAATGAGTATCCATATCAAGTTTACAATTGTTTCGACCATATGGTGGAAATAGAAAAAGGAAAGTGGGTCTTTGAGAAATATGGAAGTAAAATACCTTACCTATACTCAATAAAAATGATCAAGAACTAA
- a CDS encoding amidohydrolase family protein translates to MKNVLLLSLLTTALRFSAHAQTAPDLTDSTANFVVLKNATIIDAVSDTGKKGSILIKDEKIETVDYNNTLTTPKGATTYDLEGKYIIPGLIDAHVHITHGTLKEAQAHLNTALKKGITGVRDMGGDGRMLTLLQKNMKIGEDIGPDVFFSTIIAGPEFFEQDPRPQQVAKGAIAGEVSWLRAITDESDLRQIVAEAKGIGATAIKVYLNVDKDLFKQVSDEAKNQGLKVWSHAVVPPTKAIDITNGGSDVMSHAGHLVQYEFVKGDIRGRHSFESREEVKAYRKKLSDKKWDENTKEVKELFTAMKNNNSILDATLFIYTFGLDPKVEDNVDSTSYHLGMQTVKTAYKYQVKIGAGSDEMISEDGTINLHKELELLTIAGLSNIDALRAATIINAEGLGEEKNMGTIEAQKLANLVILNSNPLENISNTQDIKYVFKRGKVIE, encoded by the coding sequence ATGAAAAATGTATTACTTCTTTCCCTCCTAACCACTGCGTTGCGCTTTTCAGCTCATGCTCAAACTGCTCCCGACCTTACTGACTCTACCGCCAACTTTGTGGTTTTGAAAAATGCGACCATCATTGATGCCGTGTCGGACACGGGAAAAAAGGGAAGCATTCTAATCAAGGATGAAAAAATAGAGACCGTGGACTACAACAATACATTAACCACTCCTAAAGGAGCCACCACATATGATCTTGAAGGAAAGTATATCATTCCTGGATTGATAGATGCTCACGTGCACATTACCCATGGCACCTTGAAAGAAGCTCAAGCCCATTTAAACACCGCCTTAAAAAAAGGAATTACCGGTGTAAGAGATATGGGCGGAGATGGTAGAATGCTCACTCTTTTACAGAAAAATATGAAAATTGGAGAGGATATCGGACCAGACGTTTTCTTCTCTACCATCATCGCCGGACCGGAATTTTTTGAACAAGACCCAAGACCGCAACAAGTGGCAAAAGGAGCCATCGCAGGAGAAGTATCCTGGTTACGAGCCATTACTGATGAATCTGATTTGAGACAAATTGTGGCGGAAGCCAAGGGAATAGGTGCCACTGCCATAAAAGTATATCTAAACGTAGATAAGGATTTGTTCAAGCAGGTGTCTGATGAAGCAAAAAATCAAGGATTAAAAGTGTGGTCCCATGCGGTTGTGCCTCCTACCAAAGCCATCGACATTACCAATGGAGGATCTGATGTGATGTCACATGCCGGTCATCTAGTCCAGTACGAATTTGTAAAAGGAGATATTAGAGGCAGGCATTCCTTTGAAAGTAGAGAAGAAGTAAAGGCCTATCGAAAAAAACTAAGTGATAAAAAGTGGGATGAGAACACCAAAGAGGTGAAGGAATTATTTACTGCTATGAAAAATAATAATAGCATTTTAGACGCTACTTTGTTCATTTACACCTTTGGCTTGGACCCTAAGGTGGAAGACAACGTAGATTCGACAAGTTATCATTTAGGAATGCAGACTGTAAAAACTGCTTACAAATACCAGGTGAAAATTGGTGCGGGATCAGATGAAATGATTTCTGAAGATGGCACCATCAATCTTCACAAAGAACTAGAACTATTGACCATCGCCGGGCTCTCCAATATTGATGCGCTCAGAGCCGCTACCATTATCAATGCAGAGGGATTAGGTGAAGAAAAAAACATGGGCACCATTGAAGCACAAAAATTAGCCAACTTGGTTATACTGAATAGCAATCCACTAGAGAATATCAGTAATACGCAAGACATCAAATACGTGTTTAAGAGAGGCAAGGTAATAGAGTAA
- a CDS encoding GIY-YIG nuclease family protein, whose translation MFFTYILKIEIDGSYYCGHSKNIESRLQRHNSGKVRSTKAKRPWILHYQEVFETKSEAYRREMFFKSIDGYNFLKSEKIT comes from the coding sequence ATGTTCTTTACCTATATTTTGAAAATTGAGATTGACGGTAGTTATTATTGCGGTCATTCCAAAAATATTGAATCACGGCTTCAACGTCATAACAGCGGAAAAGTCAGATCAACAAAAGCCAAAAGACCTTGGATACTTCATTATCAAGAAGTGTTTGAAACAAAGTCTGAAGCTTATCGTCGCGAGATGTTTTTTAAATCAATCGACGGATACAATTTTCTCAAAAGTGAGAAAATTACATAA
- a CDS encoding YciI family protein, which yields MKKFMVFIYPQGESIFSLPEETQQKHIQKVGAYLGELKEKGFLLDAQPLQPFGTLLSGSKASPTVETIDQTNIAGFYILQANDLDMLVETLKKDPRFEDASWQLEIREILEMM from the coding sequence ATGAAAAAATTTATGGTATTCATTTACCCGCAGGGTGAATCAATTTTTAGTCTTCCAGAAGAAACCCAACAAAAGCACATTCAAAAAGTAGGCGCTTACCTGGGTGAGTTAAAAGAAAAGGGATTTTTGCTGGATGCACAACCCTTACAGCCCTTCGGTACGCTGCTTTCTGGTAGCAAAGCCTCGCCAACTGTAGAGACTATAGATCAAACAAACATTGCTGGGTTTTATATACTTCAGGCCAACGATCTAGACATGCTGGTCGAGACTTTAAAGAAAGACCCTCGTTTCGAAGATGCCAGCTGGCAATTGGAGATCAGAGAGATATTGGAAATGATGTAA
- a CDS encoding DNA methyltransferase, giving the protein MRLKNKEDLLNVIHNKDARNILDTISSETKITTTITSPPYYDMKDYDSDNQVGYGQTYDDYLNDLQSIFAGVYKITEEDGTLWIIIDTFKRNNQVVPLPFDLSNKLKEVGWLLQDVIIWKKDKTVPWSTNGFMQRKFEANLFLEINSNQKNVPSQVQQEIELMISPFSTIAIGKRIMLGLNKSGPLGNLIEQFWYEKGKIKTASIVSFGLRPLIKIEDLKAKDSIYALWSHPDKHNLKKKDNKEFELLDEYVEFSTEKVRDLLIALKTNLSVEQWKTYSPSNPKGLLSVTFINGILNVLRLLIQNNKVSTTHYYKLKLADIGKFDFKQFKSSQYRKMGETIYNKYF; this is encoded by the coding sequence ATGAGATTAAAAAATAAGGAAGATTTATTGAATGTAATTCATAATAAAGACGCCAGAAATATTTTAGACACAATATCTTCTGAAACTAAGATTACAACTACTATTACGTCACCTCCTTACTATGATATGAAGGATTATGACTCTGATAATCAAGTTGGATATGGTCAAACTTATGATGACTATTTGAATGACTTACAGTCAATTTTTGCAGGAGTATATAAAATAACTGAAGAAGATGGCACTTTATGGATAATCATTGACACGTTTAAACGAAATAATCAAGTTGTTCCACTGCCATTCGATCTGTCTAACAAGTTAAAGGAAGTTGGTTGGCTCCTTCAAGACGTAATTATCTGGAAGAAAGATAAAACAGTTCCGTGGTCTACGAATGGATTTATGCAAAGAAAATTTGAGGCAAATCTCTTTTTAGAAATTAATTCTAATCAGAAAAATGTTCCATCTCAAGTTCAACAAGAAATCGAGCTTATGATTAGTCCTTTTTCTACTATCGCTATAGGAAAAAGAATAATGTTAGGGTTAAACAAAAGTGGTCCACTTGGAAATTTAATTGAACAGTTTTGGTACGAAAAAGGTAAAATAAAAACTGCATCAATCGTTAGTTTTGGATTGAGACCTTTGATAAAGATTGAGGATTTAAAAGCGAAGGATAGTATCTACGCACTTTGGAGTCATCCAGACAAACATAATTTAAAGAAAAAGGATAACAAAGAGTTTGAACTCTTGGATGAGTACGTAGAATTCTCTACGGAAAAAGTCAGAGATTTATTAATTGCTCTAAAAACAAATTTAAGTGTTGAACAATGGAAAACTTATAGCCCAAGTAATCCGAAAGGTTTGTTGTCCGTCACTTTTATTAATGGAATCTTAAATGTACTGAGGTTACTTATTCAGAACAATAAAGTTTCGACAACACATTATTATAAATTAAAACTAGCGGACATAGGAAAATTTGATTTCAAACAATTTAAATCAAGTCAATATAGAAAAATGGGTGAAACTATATACAATAAGTACTTTTGA
- a CDS encoding DMT family transporter has product MKIFILYLLAFSGGVSLAIQAGFNTQLSGILKQPILAAMVTSVASIAFAGIFVVLTGKDTPSAREIHSIPWYLWGIGGLFSVLGISLYFYTIPKLGLSKMIALGLCGQLVFSMIAGKVGWLGLPIEPLTTKRMLGAFAMVIGIILINSK; this is encoded by the coding sequence ATGAAAATTTTTATTCTTTACTTATTGGCGTTTTCAGGTGGCGTATCATTAGCCATTCAAGCCGGGTTCAATACACAGCTGAGTGGTATTCTGAAGCAGCCCATATTGGCCGCAATGGTCACTTCGGTGGCGAGTATCGCTTTTGCCGGGATATTCGTGGTGCTCACGGGCAAAGACACACCGAGTGCTCGCGAAATCCATTCGATCCCTTGGTATCTATGGGGTATCGGTGGACTTTTTAGTGTGTTAGGTATTTCGCTTTATTTCTACACGATTCCTAAGTTGGGATTGTCAAAAATGATTGCCTTAGGACTTTGCGGACAGCTGGTGTTTTCTATGATAGCCGGAAAAGTCGGCTGGTTAGGCCTTCCTATCGAGCCCCTGACTACCAAGCGGATGCTTGGTGCATTCGCCATGGTCATTGGTATCATATTAATAAACTCAAAATAA
- a CDS encoding ornithine cyclodeaminase family protein — translation MTDFYSSEQISHLLSMKECITVMKELFSMDKDELINPLRSKMVLPERPVGIMGMMPAYIRPYQLMGIKVLSVFPENYKQGLSSHQGILHLFETKTGQLLASFDADEITAIRTAAVSGLMTDLLATKSATQLCLLGSGKQAEMHLAAISEIRTIQNVTVWSQDKSHAAAFCTKVRSRYKNINFSICETVEAATAEADIICTVTASRHPILQNQALKENVHINAVGACTPDARELSSELVLQGEVYIDNYLATTHEAGDLIIPAAEKGLAIESLIKSDIHELLKDPSSDHASKLTIFKSVGVAIEDLAAAYHCYKKLN, via the coding sequence ATGACCGATTTTTATTCTTCTGAACAAATTTCCCACCTCCTCTCCATGAAGGAATGCATCACCGTTATGAAGGAATTGTTTTCAATGGATAAAGATGAATTAATCAATCCATTGCGGTCAAAAATGGTGCTGCCTGAGCGACCTGTAGGTATCATGGGAATGATGCCTGCCTACATCCGTCCCTATCAACTCATGGGGATAAAAGTACTGAGCGTGTTTCCTGAAAATTATAAGCAAGGCCTCAGTTCGCATCAAGGCATCCTGCATCTATTCGAAACAAAAACAGGTCAACTACTAGCCAGCTTCGATGCAGATGAGATTACCGCCATCAGAACAGCAGCGGTCAGTGGACTGATGACAGACCTATTAGCCACAAAAAGTGCCACCCAGTTATGCCTGCTCGGCAGCGGCAAACAAGCAGAGATGCACTTGGCAGCTATTAGCGAAATAAGAACGATTCAAAATGTAACGGTCTGGAGCCAGGATAAATCCCACGCGGCGGCATTCTGTACCAAGGTCAGATCGAGATACAAGAATATCAATTTTAGCATTTGTGAGACCGTAGAGGCTGCCACCGCAGAAGCAGACATTATCTGCACGGTGACTGCTTCCCGCCATCCTATTTTGCAAAACCAAGCTTTGAAAGAAAATGTACATATCAATGCCGTTGGTGCCTGTACACCGGACGCCAGGGAACTGTCCTCTGAATTGGTATTACAGGGAGAGGTATACATAGATAATTATCTCGCTACCACGCATGAAGCCGGTGATTTGATTATTCCTGCTGCAGAAAAGGGTCTGGCCATAGAATCATTGATTAAGTCAGACATCCATGAACTATTAAAAGATCCGTCTTCAGACCATGCTTCCAAACTGACCATTTTCAAATCAGTGGGAGTGGCTATAGAAGACCTGGCAGCCGCTTACCATTGCTATAAGAAACTGAACTAA
- a CDS encoding NAD(P)H-dependent oxidoreductase — translation MDLINQLEWRYATKKFDSEKKVSPADLTYLKRAIQLSPSSYGLQLYKVLVIEDTAIREKLKPVSWGQNQITDCSHLFVFCIPKEYDPKDVDEYIKLTSQVREVALDQLEGYGSFMKTKLGEQSTEELATWMGHQPYLALSNLMIAGASLGIDVCPMEGFESEAYDEILQLKEQNLTACVIGTVGYRDQEDTSQNQAKVRKPMDLLFEDL, via the coding sequence ATGGACTTAATTAATCAATTAGAATGGCGATATGCCACCAAAAAATTTGACTCAGAAAAGAAGGTGAGCCCTGCGGATTTGACTTACTTGAAAAGAGCGATTCAACTATCACCTTCCTCTTATGGATTGCAACTGTATAAGGTGCTTGTCATCGAAGACACGGCTATTAGAGAAAAACTGAAACCCGTATCCTGGGGCCAAAATCAAATCACAGATTGCTCTCACTTGTTTGTGTTCTGTATTCCCAAAGAATATGACCCTAAGGATGTGGATGAATACATCAAGCTGACCTCCCAAGTGCGTGAAGTAGCGCTAGATCAATTGGAAGGTTACGGTAGTTTCATGAAAACAAAACTAGGGGAGCAATCTACCGAAGAGCTCGCTACTTGGATGGGACACCAACCATACTTGGCCTTGAGCAATTTAATGATAGCTGGTGCTTCTTTGGGGATTGATGTTTGTCCGATGGAAGGGTTTGAGTCAGAAGCTTACGATGAAATACTCCAGCTGAAAGAGCAAAATTTAACCGCCTGTGTCATTGGAACTGTAGGCTATCGTGATCAAGAGGATACTTCCCAAAATCAAGCAAAGGTTCGAAAGCCCATGGATTTGCTTTTTGAAGACTTGTAG
- a CDS encoding SRPBCC domain-containing protein, whose translation MNFNKTIKIRATKVQAYEAVTTGIRNWWGNSNATISKIGDQFSIFFEEETEWRFEATILDQFNEVRWKCIYANHHFSNLRDIEEEWLHSEIVFTFKDLNGDSIELDFEHQGLTPKLNCYEICDAGWTHFIATSLKQYLETGKGVPNLVE comes from the coding sequence ATGAATTTCAATAAGACAATTAAAATTCGAGCTACCAAAGTGCAAGCGTATGAGGCCGTGACGACTGGCATCAGAAACTGGTGGGGTAATAGTAACGCTACCATTTCTAAAATCGGCGATCAATTTTCGATCTTTTTTGAAGAAGAAACGGAATGGCGTTTTGAAGCGACCATTCTAGATCAATTCAATGAAGTGCGTTGGAAATGTATCTATGCGAACCACCATTTTTCTAATCTCAGAGACATTGAGGAAGAATGGCTGCATAGTGAAATCGTGTTCACCTTTAAAGATTTGAATGGAGATTCTATTGAATTGGATTTTGAACATCAAGGGCTTACACCAAAGTTGAACTGCTACGAAATATGCGATGCAGGATGGACTCATTTTATCGCTACCAGCCTCAAGCAGTATCTAGAGACTGGAAAAGGAGTGCCTAATTTGGTGGAGTAA